The window TCTATTTACGTTCCAGTCCACGTCCTCGGTCTTCTATCAGGACTTGTCGGTGGATGGACCTCCCCATATCTAGCAAAATTAACCCAGGGAAATGAATCACTTGTTGTCACGAAGGACGAAGCCTCCTGGATAGCTTCACTCCTTCATCTCTCCCGACCCCTCGGCTCCATCATCGCAGCTGTCCTCGTCAGCAAATTCGGGAGTCAGAAGGCGGTCTTTCTCGGCGGACTTCCACACGTCATCGCCTGGACATTATTCCTCATCAATGAGTCAGTGTCCTGGATATACGCGTCCAGGATGTTCAGTGGTATCGCCATGGGAATGTACCTGAGCTCGTTCCCACTTTACATCGGAGAAATTGGACATCCCAGGATCAGGGGCGCTCTCATTGGCCTCGTCGCTCAGGGATCCGCCATTGGGTACCTGTTGGGGAACTACATGGGGGCTTATGTCAAGATGAGAACCTTTGCCATCATCAATCTTGTCATTAGTGTCGTTTATATGGGACTTTTTTACTTCTTCCCGGACAGCTCGCACTATTTTATCAGACGGGACAGGGTCGCCCTGGCCGAAAGGTCCTTGAGGTGGTACAATCGGAAGAAGGATGTGACGGTTGAGCTCAGGGAGCTCAGGGCGTACATCGGGCGACCTCAGAAGCTGACCTTGAAAGAGTCTTTTCAGCAGCTGACGACTCCCTTGAACCGGAAAATACTCGCGATGATCGTCTGCGTTTATCTGTTCATGCAGCTCAGTGGCATCAACACCATTGCCATGTACCAG of the Diachasmimorpha longicaudata isolate KC_UGA_2023 chromosome 20, iyDiaLong2, whole genome shotgun sequence genome contains:
- the LOC135171489 gene encoding facilitated trehalose transporter Tret1-like translates to MTSMEIISARRPKFWPQWFAASIIHVLGLLSGLVGGWTSPYLAKLTQGNESLVVTKDEASWIASLLHLSRPLGSIIAAVLVSKFGSQKAVFLGGLPHVIAWTLFLINESVSWIYASRMFSGIAMGMYLSSFPLYIGEIGHPRIRGALIGLVAQGSAIGYLLGNYMGAYVKMRTFAIINLVISVVYMGLFYFFPDSSHYFIRRDRVALAERSLRWYNRKKDVTVELRELRAYIGRPQKLTLKESFQQLTTPLNRKILAMIVCVYLFMQLSGINTIAMYQEILLTTLKIDVIPPSLVVVCVGVVAITANLLAIYTNDHFGRRTMLAVSTLGVAINFALIGGHYLLFRNQYDISNIQWVVISEFMMYIFFLNIGLTHIPSCLLSEIFSPELKEIGSCIANIVCSFSAFVASKSYQPLLDATSEEFIFFFYAILVFLMFVYTIVVIPETKGKSLQEIQEMLTKRSERTNERTNERIKQNDTLIRRPRNDDMISKS